The Papio anubis isolate 15944 chromosome 1, Panubis1.0, whole genome shotgun sequence genome window below encodes:
- the RNF223 gene encoding RING finger protein 223 → MSGQQVWHTAVPPHRRSSSTASMPRSPSSAGSPRSPGTPGSEKVASPLECSICFSGYDNIFKTPKELSCTHIFCLECLARLAAAQPVGRPGGEAVPCPFCRQPTTVPPAGAPALRTSRQLQARMPAHLRREEPVWLEGTKLCCQPLPTTPGHKPSFVCVDVGLSKPAEPPAPAQDPAPRRGRLARCWMRCRDWRRMALVSALLLVLFCVALWPVQCAIKTGNLHCLPLPPRPPATTTAASPRGPLTDN, encoded by the coding sequence ATGTCTGGCCAGCAGGTGTGGCACACGGCCGTGCCCCCCCATCGCCGGAGCAGCTCCACAGCCTCGATGCCCAGGTCCCCCAGCTCGGCTGGCAGCCCCAGGTCCCCTGGCACCCCTGGCTCGGAGAAGGTGGCCTCCCCCCTGGAGTGCTCCATCTGCTTCTCAGGCTATGACAACATCTTCAAGACGCCCAAGGAGCTCTCCTGCACCCACATCTTCTGCCTGGAGTGCCTGGCCCGGCTGGCGGCTGCTCAGCCTGTGGGCCGCCCCGGCGGTGAGGCTGTACCTTGCCCCTTCTGCAGGCAGCCCACGACCGTGCCGCCTGCCGGAGCTCCCGCACTGCGCACCAGCCGCCAGTTGCAGGCCCGGATGCCAGCGCATTTGCGGCGCGAGGAGCCTGTGTGGCTGGAGGGCACCAAGCTGTGCTGCCAACCActgcccaccacacctggccacaagcCCAGCTTTGTATGTGTGGACGTGGGTTTGAGCAAGCCTGCCGAGCCGCCCGCACCCGCCCAGGACCCTGCCCCCCGCCGGGGCCGCCTGGCCCGCTGCTGGATGCGCTGCAGGGACTGGAGGCGCATGGCACTGGTCTCTGCCCTGCTGCTGGTGCTCTTCTGCGTGGCACTCTGGCCGGTGCAGTGCGCGATCAAGACTGGGAACCTGCACTGCCTGCCGCTGCCCCCCCGGCCCCCGGCCACCACCACAGCCGCCTCCCCCCGCGGGCCTCTGACTGACAACTAG